A single Haloglycomyces albus DSM 45210 DNA region contains:
- a CDS encoding DUF4233 domain-containing protein yields the protein MSDSDTNPPTDESRSGLKNPPAAARGLATAALILESISLLLGMAPMNMVLPDPTWALVILGALALGCLVLLGFSRHGWIWPAGMGLQVVLVASWTVHPALGIAGVISAAVWGYCWKVRNELLRPPRRPQVDVPSRRRSRVPGQDD from the coding sequence ATGTCAGACAGCGATACGAACCCGCCCACGGATGAATCACGGTCGGGTTTGAAGAATCCCCCGGCGGCGGCACGCGGCCTGGCCACAGCCGCCCTCATCCTGGAGTCGATTTCATTGCTCCTGGGAATGGCACCGATGAACATGGTCCTGCCCGATCCGACCTGGGCATTGGTGATTCTGGGCGCGCTCGCCCTCGGCTGCCTCGTCCTGCTGGGATTCTCCAGACACGGCTGGATATGGCCCGCCGGTATGGGACTACAGGTCGTATTGGTCGCTTCCTGGACAGTACATCCGGCACTCGGCATCGCCGGTGTCATCAGCGCGGCCGTATGGGGCTACTGTTGGAAGGTTCGCAATGAGCTGCTGCGGCCGCCCCGGCGACCGCAGGTCGACGTTCCTAGTCGTCGGCGGTCTCGCGTTCCCGGTCAGGATGATTGA
- a CDS encoding bifunctional folylpolyglutamate synthase/dihydrofolate synthase, which produces MPRYTSEQQAVLAAVEATLEARGFARWEFTMERIEMLLHLLGDPQKTFRSIHITGTNGKTSTSRFIDQLLQAHGLKTGRFTSPHLHDVTERISLNGEPIDPQRLAEVYSEIAPMVDMVDEKFTESLTYFDVNVALAFAAFADAPVDVGVVEVGIGGATDSTNVLGSEVAVITPIALDHTRYLGETFAEIASVKAGIVHPGSTLVTAEQPTEAMAALLRRARDTGSGLVAEGRSYQVVSRELAVGGQMVSIETKAARYDDLFLPVHGEHQAHNAATAVAAVETLLGNGEQKELDREVLEEAFGQFSTPGRLEVVRTSPTVILDAAHNPAGMDATVRAVDSEFTFRKLIGVVGILADKEADYMLELLEPVLDEVVITRPTSDRAMPAATLGEKANDVFGPERVTVVSRLDEAISTAMQEAENDDDAYEAGGGVLVTGSVFTVSDARRLLVRE; this is translated from the coding sequence ATGCCTCGTTACACGAGCGAACAACAGGCCGTACTCGCAGCGGTCGAAGCGACCTTGGAAGCCCGCGGCTTCGCCCGGTGGGAATTCACCATGGAACGCATCGAAATGCTCCTGCACCTGCTGGGAGATCCCCAAAAGACCTTCCGCTCCATTCACATCACCGGTACGAACGGGAAAACCTCGACCTCACGGTTCATCGACCAACTACTACAGGCTCACGGCCTCAAGACCGGACGGTTCACCTCCCCGCACCTGCACGACGTCACCGAGCGCATCAGCCTGAACGGCGAACCGATCGACCCGCAACGCCTCGCCGAGGTGTACTCGGAAATCGCGCCGATGGTGGACATGGTCGACGAGAAGTTCACCGAATCGCTGACGTATTTCGACGTGAACGTGGCACTCGCCTTCGCCGCCTTCGCCGACGCTCCGGTGGACGTCGGCGTCGTCGAAGTGGGGATCGGCGGAGCCACCGATTCGACGAACGTGCTGGGCTCCGAGGTAGCCGTCATCACGCCGATCGCACTGGACCACACGCGATACCTGGGCGAGACGTTCGCTGAAATTGCTTCCGTCAAGGCCGGGATCGTCCACCCCGGTTCGACCCTGGTGACCGCCGAACAGCCGACCGAGGCGATGGCCGCGCTGCTGCGTCGCGCTCGGGACACGGGCTCGGGGCTGGTAGCGGAAGGTCGCTCCTACCAGGTGGTCAGCCGAGAGCTGGCCGTCGGCGGGCAAATGGTCAGCATTGAAACCAAGGCCGCTCGTTACGATGACCTGTTCCTCCCGGTTCACGGCGAACACCAAGCACACAATGCCGCCACCGCCGTAGCGGCGGTGGAGACGCTGTTGGGGAACGGAGAGCAGAAAGAGCTGGACCGGGAGGTGCTCGAAGAGGCCTTCGGCCAATTCTCCACCCCCGGACGTCTGGAGGTCGTGCGTACCAGCCCCACGGTCATTCTGGACGCGGCACACAACCCAGCGGGCATGGACGCCACCGTACGCGCGGTGGACTCGGAATTCACCTTCCGCAAGCTCATCGGGGTCGTCGGTATTCTCGCCGACAAGGAAGCGGACTACATGCTGGAATTGCTGGAGCCGGTACTGGACGAGGTGGTCATTACCCGTCCCACCAGTGACCGGGCCATGCCCGCCGCCACACTCGGGGAGAAGGCGAACGACGTGTTCGGTCCCGAACGGGTCACCGTCGTATCCCGACTGGACGAGGCGATCTCCACGGCGATGCAGGAAGCGGAAAACGACGACGACGCCTACGAGGCCGGTGGCGGGGTACTCGTGACCGGATCGGTCTTCACCGTCAGCGACGCACGCCGCCTTCTGGTGCGCGAATAG
- a CDS encoding valine--tRNA ligase produces MTDSAKQTQSPTTRLAKNFAPTEVEGRRYAKWVVDGRFAASDTSDRDPYCIVIPPPNVTGQLHLGHALNHAVIDAHVRRERMRGKEALFLPGTDHAGIATQNVVERKIADQEGLSRHDMGREAFINKVWEWKDSYHDRISTQMERIGDGVDWNRERFTLDDGLSRAVLTIFKNLYDDGLIYRAERIINWCPRCMTALSDIEVEHSDDAGELVSMRYGDGDDSIVVATTRLETMLGDTAVAVHPDDERYRHLVGRTVELPFTGRHIPIIADEYVDPEFGSGAVKITPGHDPNDFAVGQRHNLDMPLIMDERGVITASGPFEGLDRFEARSAIASSLRAEGRIVEEKRPYTHAVGHCDRCDTVVEPRLSLQWFVNVEPLARAAGDAVRSGETTIHPPEQEKQFFSWVDNLQDWCISRQLWWGHRIPIWYGPDGEEICLGPDEVPPEGYRQDPDVLDTWFSSGLWPFSTLGWPDDTAALRKFYPTASLITGQDIIFFWVVRMMMFGTYAMGRAPFTEVFLHGLIRDKHGKKMSKSSGNGIDPLDVIDRYGADALRFMLVRDVEPGSDIVASEELAEIARNFGNKLWNGTRFALMSGAHVDGALPDDLGVIDRWILSRLTETVAAVDRYWEKYEYAKAMYDLYHFAWDDVFDWYLELTKPVLAAGGERAATTRRVLGYVFDQLLRLFHPVMPFITEELWTTLVNDDASLTVAAWPQIDARDDSAGTTVASLQNLVTEIRSFRSEQGIKPSQKVAARLVGLDTAGLADLEPLIRNLARLDEPGDEFAATGTLAVTDTLNVEIDTSGSIDVAAERTRLDKALRAAQKELDGCEAKLANENFLAKAPAEVVEKIKSRKTAAENDIERVNAQLERLK; encoded by the coding sequence GTGACTGATTCAGCGAAACAAACCCAGAGCCCGACGACCCGACTCGCAAAGAATTTCGCGCCCACCGAAGTAGAAGGTCGGCGTTATGCGAAATGGGTAGTAGACGGGCGTTTCGCTGCCTCCGACACGTCGGACCGCGACCCCTACTGCATTGTCATCCCACCTCCGAACGTGACCGGACAACTGCACCTGGGACATGCCCTCAACCACGCCGTCATCGACGCGCACGTGCGTCGGGAACGCATGCGCGGTAAAGAGGCTCTCTTCCTGCCGGGAACCGACCACGCCGGAATCGCAACGCAGAACGTCGTGGAACGCAAAATCGCCGACCAAGAGGGCCTGTCACGACACGACATGGGCCGCGAAGCGTTCATCAACAAGGTCTGGGAATGGAAGGACTCCTACCACGACCGGATTTCCACCCAGATGGAGCGAATCGGTGACGGCGTGGACTGGAACCGCGAGCGCTTCACCCTAGACGACGGCCTGTCCCGCGCGGTGCTCACCATCTTCAAGAATCTCTACGACGACGGTTTGATCTATCGTGCCGAACGCATTATCAACTGGTGCCCACGTTGTATGACGGCACTGTCGGACATCGAGGTGGAACACTCCGACGACGCCGGTGAACTGGTGTCCATGCGATACGGAGACGGCGACGATTCCATTGTGGTGGCCACGACCCGTCTGGAAACCATGCTGGGCGACACCGCCGTCGCCGTCCACCCCGACGACGAACGGTACCGGCACCTGGTGGGCCGGACCGTCGAGCTGCCCTTCACCGGACGCCATATCCCGATCATCGCCGACGAATACGTCGACCCCGAGTTCGGCTCCGGGGCCGTGAAGATCACTCCCGGGCACGACCCCAATGACTTCGCCGTCGGGCAACGCCACAACCTCGACATGCCCCTGATCATGGACGAGCGCGGCGTCATCACCGCCAGCGGTCCGTTCGAGGGCCTCGACCGCTTCGAGGCCCGGTCCGCGATCGCCTCCTCCCTGCGCGCCGAAGGCCGCATCGTAGAGGAGAAACGCCCGTACACCCACGCCGTCGGCCACTGCGACAGGTGCGACACGGTCGTGGAACCGCGTCTGAGCCTGCAATGGTTCGTCAACGTGGAACCACTCGCTCGCGCCGCCGGAGACGCCGTGCGCAGCGGCGAAACCACCATCCACCCGCCGGAACAGGAAAAACAATTCTTCTCCTGGGTGGACAACCTGCAAGACTGGTGCATCTCTCGTCAACTGTGGTGGGGACACCGCATACCGATCTGGTACGGACCCGACGGGGAGGAAATCTGCCTCGGGCCCGACGAAGTGCCACCGGAAGGCTACCGACAGGATCCCGACGTCCTCGACACCTGGTTCTCCTCCGGGCTCTGGCCGTTCTCCACCCTCGGATGGCCCGACGACACTGCCGCCCTGCGCAAGTTCTACCCGACCGCCAGTCTCATCACCGGTCAAGACATCATCTTCTTCTGGGTGGTGCGGATGATGATGTTCGGGACCTACGCCATGGGCCGTGCCCCGTTCACCGAGGTTTTCCTGCACGGCCTCATCCGTGACAAACACGGCAAGAAAATGTCGAAGTCCTCCGGAAACGGTATCGATCCCTTGGACGTGATCGACCGCTACGGAGCCGACGCCCTACGGTTCATGCTGGTACGCGACGTCGAGCCCGGATCCGACATCGTCGCCTCCGAAGAACTCGCCGAGATTGCCCGCAATTTCGGGAACAAACTGTGGAACGGTACCCGCTTCGCGCTCATGAGCGGGGCACACGTCGACGGTGCACTACCCGACGACCTGGGCGTCATCGACCGATGGATTCTGTCGCGCCTGACAGAAACCGTCGCCGCCGTCGACCGGTACTGGGAAAAGTACGAGTACGCCAAGGCCATGTACGACCTGTACCACTTCGCCTGGGACGACGTATTCGACTGGTACCTGGAACTCACCAAACCCGTCCTCGCCGCCGGCGGCGAACGCGCCGCAACCACCCGACGGGTGCTCGGCTACGTCTTCGATCAGCTCCTCCGACTGTTCCACCCGGTCATGCCGTTCATTACCGAGGAACTCTGGACCACTCTGGTCAACGACGACGCTTCATTGACCGTCGCGGCCTGGCCGCAGATCGACGCTCGCGACGACTCCGCCGGAACGACCGTCGCGAGCCTGCAGAACCTCGTCACCGAAATCCGCTCCTTCCGCAGCGAACAGGGCATCAAGCCCTCGCAGAAGGTGGCGGCACGGTTGGTCGGCCTCGACACCGCCGGGCTCGCCGACCTCGAACCGCTCATTCGCAACCTGGCCCGCCTCGACGAGCCCGGAGACGAGTTCGCAGCCACCGGAACCCTGGCCGTCACCGACACCTTGAACGTGGAGATCGACACCTCCGGCAGCATCGACGTCGCCGCCGAACGCACCCGCCTCGACAAGGCGTTGCGTGCCGCCCAGAAGGAACTCGACGGGTGCGAGGCGAAACTCGCCAACGAGAACTTCCTCGCCAAAGCACCCGCTGAGGTCGTAGAGAAGATCAAGTCCCGAAAGACTGCGGCGGAGAACGACATCGAACGTGTCAACGCCCAGCTAGAACGCTTGAAATAA
- a CDS encoding cell division protein DivIVA, with translation MSQQQPSNNTFFDNESSVPDFPVQLRGYDRHQVDDFIQKNLTKLSQAQQQRTEVEQRMSEAQRRLRQAEQRIQGLEQRLAEQNKQLEENSKPTLSGLGTRVEQILRLAEEQANEHRAEAKRETEGILSAARLEAREITDAARNESDNLKQNAEREATSLRTQVEREVAELRTNARRECETLRADAERETKQLRTSTGHEVAELKASVEREVATLRATADREITQLRAKAAREAEEKRAEAAKLFAEAKEKRDKDLQALDLELAERKEKAERDESERHSKAVAETQKLVSDAEGRAGEAEERARQAETKAEQKRADAEQYAEETTSKAKKDAEKAVSDAKKEAERLLSDAKSDAEEITTTAQNKVDELTKQRDEIQGTLRNMTQQLTGMMGGSKDDE, from the coding sequence ATGTCGCAGCAACAGCCCTCCAATAACACATTTTTTGACAATGAATCGTCGGTTCCGGATTTTCCCGTTCAATTGCGTGGATACGACCGGCACCAGGTGGATGACTTCATCCAGAAGAATCTCACCAAGCTGTCCCAGGCGCAGCAACAGCGCACTGAGGTAGAACAGCGCATGTCGGAAGCGCAGCGTCGCCTGCGCCAGGCCGAGCAGCGCATTCAAGGCTTGGAACAGCGTTTGGCCGAGCAGAACAAACAGCTGGAAGAGAATTCCAAACCCACCCTGTCAGGGCTGGGCACTCGTGTGGAACAGATTCTTCGGTTGGCTGAGGAACAGGCCAATGAGCATAGGGCTGAAGCTAAACGCGAAACCGAGGGCATTCTGTCGGCAGCTCGCCTAGAGGCCCGCGAAATCACCGATGCGGCACGCAATGAGTCGGACAATCTCAAGCAGAACGCCGAGCGGGAAGCCACCTCGCTCCGCACTCAAGTGGAACGTGAAGTCGCCGAGCTGCGCACCAACGCGCGCCGGGAATGCGAGACCTTGCGGGCCGACGCGGAACGCGAGACCAAGCAGCTGCGGACGTCGACCGGGCATGAAGTTGCTGAACTGAAAGCCAGTGTGGAACGGGAAGTGGCGACTCTGCGGGCGACGGCCGACCGGGAAATCACCCAGTTGCGAGCCAAAGCCGCTCGTGAGGCCGAGGAAAAGCGGGCCGAAGCCGCCAAATTGTTCGCCGAAGCCAAAGAAAAGCGCGACAAGGACTTGCAGGCCCTGGACTTGGAACTGGCCGAGCGCAAGGAAAAAGCCGAGCGCGACGAATCCGAACGCCACTCGAAGGCGGTCGCCGAGACCCAGAAGCTGGTCAGCGATGCCGAAGGACGCGCCGGGGAAGCCGAAGAACGCGCTCGTCAGGCCGAAACCAAGGCCGAGCAGAAGCGGGCGGATGCGGAGCAGTACGCCGAAGAAACCACCAGCAAGGCCAAAAAGGACGCCGAAAAAGCCGTCTCGGATGCCAAGAAGGAAGCCGAGCGGCTGTTGTCCGACGCCAAGAGCGACGCGGAAGAAATCACCACGACCGCTCAGAACAAGGTGGACGAACTCACCAAGCAGCGCGACGAGATTCAAGGAACTCTGCGGAACATGACCCAACAGCTCACCGGCATGATGGGCGGTTCCAAAGACGACGAGTAA
- the mce gene encoding methylmalonyl-CoA epimerase, which yields MSFETSFHIRRVDHVGVAVADLDKALERYEGFFGGECVHREENEEQGVIEAMVSWPDGDTQLQVLAPLRDDSPIGKFLDKRGPGLQQMALTVDDIDAVCAGLTEQGVELLYERPRHGTADSRINFVHPRDAEGVLLELVEPAKR from the coding sequence ATGTCCTTTGAAACGAGCTTTCACATTCGGCGGGTGGACCACGTCGGCGTCGCCGTCGCCGACCTCGACAAAGCCCTGGAACGCTATGAGGGGTTCTTTGGCGGCGAATGCGTGCACCGCGAGGAGAACGAGGAACAAGGCGTCATCGAGGCCATGGTGTCCTGGCCGGACGGCGATACGCAATTGCAGGTTCTCGCTCCGCTGCGCGACGACTCCCCGATCGGAAAATTCTTGGACAAGCGCGGTCCGGGCCTACAGCAGATGGCGCTGACGGTCGACGACATCGACGCGGTGTGCGCCGGGTTGACCGAACAAGGGGTGGAGCTACTGTACGAGCGGCCGCGTCACGGCACCGCAGACAGCAGAATCAATTTCGTGCACCCGCGTGACGCCGAAGGGGTGCTTTTGGAATTGGTGGAACCCGCCAAGCGGTAG
- a CDS encoding acetyl-CoA C-acyltransferase, which yields MVNDDTTVILAAARTPIGRFTGGLADFSAPALGGVAIKAALERSNVQPDQVGQVILGHVLPAGSGQNPARQAAVAGGIPMSVPSLSVNKVCLSGMTAIGIADRFLRSGDDDFIVVGGMESMTQAPHMLPKSRRGYKYGDVTMLDHLAFDGLTDAYDGISMGESTERHVQKTGISRQDQDGYAAESQQRAAKAASARAEEIVPVETRKGTVDADESPRGDTTAEGLAGLRPAFAKDGTITPGTSSPMNDGAVALVLTTKSKAEELGLEWESEILSYSTVAGPDNSLLRQPSNAIKAALRDTGYGADDLEAVEINEAFAAVALASIDDLGVDPAHVNRDGGAIALGHPLGASGARLVQTLSRQLSSGAVGAAGLCGGGGQGDGIILRAK from the coding sequence GTGGTCAACGACGACACAACCGTCATTCTTGCCGCCGCCCGCACACCCATTGGGCGGTTCACTGGGGGCCTCGCCGACTTCAGCGCACCCGCGCTGGGAGGAGTCGCGATCAAGGCCGCCCTGGAACGTTCCAACGTCCAGCCCGACCAGGTCGGACAGGTGATCTTGGGACACGTACTACCGGCAGGCAGCGGGCAGAATCCCGCCCGACAGGCCGCGGTGGCCGGGGGCATCCCCATGTCGGTGCCCAGCCTATCGGTCAACAAGGTCTGCCTCTCGGGGATGACCGCGATCGGCATCGCCGACCGGTTCCTGCGCTCGGGAGACGACGACTTCATCGTGGTGGGCGGAATGGAGTCTATGACCCAGGCCCCGCACATGCTGCCGAAATCCCGTCGGGGATACAAGTACGGTGACGTCACCATGCTGGACCACCTGGCCTTCGACGGACTGACCGACGCCTACGACGGCATTTCCATGGGCGAATCCACCGAACGTCACGTGCAGAAGACCGGAATCAGCCGTCAGGACCAGGACGGCTACGCCGCCGAAAGCCAGCAGCGCGCCGCGAAGGCGGCCTCGGCCCGTGCGGAGGAAATCGTTCCGGTCGAGACCCGAAAGGGGACGGTCGACGCCGACGAATCACCGCGTGGCGACACCACGGCCGAGGGACTGGCCGGATTGCGGCCCGCCTTCGCCAAAGACGGGACCATCACTCCGGGAACCTCCTCTCCGATGAACGACGGAGCGGTGGCGCTGGTGCTGACCACCAAATCGAAGGCCGAGGAACTCGGCCTGGAATGGGAATCGGAGATTCTCTCCTACTCGACGGTCGCGGGCCCCGACAACTCTCTTCTACGGCAGCCGTCCAACGCCATCAAGGCCGCGCTGCGGGACACCGGATACGGTGCCGACGACCTGGAGGCCGTCGAAATCAACGAGGCGTTCGCCGCGGTGGCGCTGGCCTCCATCGACGATCTCGGTGTCGACCCCGCACACGTCAACCGCGACGGGGGCGCGATCGCTCTGGGGCACCCGTTGGGAGCCAGCGGGGCACGCCTGGTACAGACGCTGTCACGTCAACTCTCCAGCGGAGCGGTCGGCGCCGCCGGACTGTGCGGCGGTGGCGGACAGGGCGACGGAATTATCCTGCGCGCCAAGTAA
- the meaB gene encoding methylmalonyl Co-A mutase-associated GTPase MeaB yields the protein MSKKIDVDKQVAEARAGSRRATARLLTALESDSEQVPHITAATAGGNAKVIGLTGSPGVGKSTLTSALISAWRAQGLRVAVLAVDPSSPFSGGAILGDRVRMADHALDDGVYIRSVATRGHLGGLAATTGASVRLLEGLGFDVVIVETVGVGQAEVEIASLADTTLLLLAPGMGDAIQAVKAGVVEIADVYVVNKADRPGADATVRDMRAMMSLVRREAGEWRQPIVKTQAEDAGGIDELTAEIDNHREWLIKHDRLAAMRRHRAWAEIRAAVDDRLRHHYRVGDDLAAQLADGDIDVYAAVRKVLDD from the coding sequence ATGTCGAAGAAGATTGACGTTGACAAACAGGTGGCCGAGGCCCGAGCCGGTTCTCGTCGCGCCACCGCGCGGCTCCTGACGGCATTGGAATCCGATTCCGAGCAGGTACCGCACATCACCGCCGCTACGGCCGGAGGAAACGCCAAGGTCATTGGACTCACTGGTTCACCGGGAGTCGGAAAGTCCACCCTGACGTCAGCGCTTATTTCCGCGTGGCGGGCGCAGGGCCTGCGGGTGGCGGTTCTGGCGGTCGACCCCTCGAGCCCCTTCAGCGGCGGGGCCATCCTGGGCGATCGGGTCCGCATGGCCGACCACGCTCTGGACGACGGCGTCTACATCCGTTCGGTGGCCACTCGCGGACACCTGGGCGGCCTGGCCGCCACCACCGGTGCGTCGGTGCGCCTGCTCGAAGGCCTCGGATTCGACGTGGTCATCGTCGAGACCGTCGGCGTCGGACAGGCGGAGGTGGAGATCGCCTCGCTGGCCGACACCACCTTGCTGCTGTTGGCCCCCGGTATGGGCGACGCGATTCAAGCGGTGAAGGCCGGAGTCGTGGAAATCGCCGACGTATACGTGGTCAACAAGGCCGACCGTCCCGGTGCCGACGCCACCGTGCGCGACATGCGCGCCATGATGAGTCTGGTCCGGCGGGAGGCCGGCGAATGGCGCCAACCGATCGTCAAAACCCAGGCCGAGGACGCCGGTGGGATCGACGAACTGACCGCTGAAATCGACAACCATCGTGAATGGCTGATCAAACACGACCGACTCGCCGCGATGCGTCGGCACCGGGCGTGGGCGGAGATCCGCGCGGCCGTCGACGACCGCTTGCGCCACCACTACCGGGTAGGAGACGACCTGGCGGCCCAACTGGCCGACGGAGACATCGACGTCTACGCGGCAGTGCGGAAGGTACTTGACGATTGA
- a CDS encoding protein kinase domain-containing protein yields the protein MTSANAVGAATIDRLLHRDPVASVFSGNHSDDPASPVTITVGHERVDGSRREVFLEWASRLAGATTHPHLSNCATAGLTESGRPYMAFQTTRRTLTDLLLEGGPLPTGQVRAVGVALADALAHYHHHGLIHGAVQPSFILVGRNKILQLTGYDNTAPVLARPLPASVYTAPEHLDAAIAGEVAASPASDVYALGSVLYTALGGVLPWARPESASITDPLTRAAPVGPIPGVSRTISELLAACLSSEPQQRPSASDLASSLSEVDIASIPVQRMAPVNIPNTQLPQTGLRPVTVNTSTELEISSRKREPDGFRRRLRKVTTGTAGLALTGALLGGVALATYAATNTEEPPLCPDETELSKLVDNTYPDGEVVDRDCGSSGFITAYVETTGGSGGGEETESAAVPIAWQVRNDRLERIRDCTAATVPEEVKVHLECAD from the coding sequence TTGACTTCCGCAAACGCCGTTGGCGCCGCCACGATCGACCGTTTACTGCATCGCGACCCGGTTGCCAGCGTATTCAGTGGAAATCATAGTGACGATCCCGCCTCCCCCGTCACCATCACCGTCGGACACGAACGCGTCGACGGCTCCCGACGCGAGGTGTTCCTGGAATGGGCCTCTCGTCTCGCCGGTGCGACCACGCACCCGCATCTCAGCAACTGCGCCACCGCAGGACTCACCGAATCCGGGCGGCCCTACATGGCCTTCCAGACCACCCGACGCACCCTGACCGACCTGCTGTTGGAAGGCGGGCCGCTACCGACGGGGCAAGTACGAGCCGTCGGTGTCGCCCTTGCCGACGCGCTCGCCCATTACCATCACCACGGCCTCATTCACGGTGCCGTACAACCCAGCTTCATCCTGGTCGGACGCAATAAAATCCTCCAGCTTACCGGCTACGACAATACCGCCCCCGTCCTTGCCCGGCCCTTGCCCGCGAGCGTCTACACCGCCCCCGAACACCTCGACGCCGCCATCGCCGGTGAAGTGGCGGCCTCCCCGGCTTCCGACGTCTACGCACTCGGGTCCGTTCTCTATACGGCTCTCGGCGGCGTCCTTCCATGGGCGCGTCCGGAAAGCGCCAGTATCACCGATCCATTGACCCGCGCCGCGCCGGTCGGCCCCATCCCCGGGGTCAGCCGGACCATCAGCGAACTTCTCGCCGCCTGCCTGTCGTCGGAACCGCAGCAGCGACCCAGCGCCTCGGACCTGGCCTCCTCCCTGTCGGAGGTCGATATAGCCTCGATCCCCGTGCAGCGAATGGCCCCCGTCAACATCCCCAACACTCAACTGCCGCAGACGGGTCTTCGTCCGGTCACGGTCAATACGTCCACCGAACTCGAGATCAGCTCCCGGAAACGTGAACCCGACGGTTTTCGCCGTCGTCTGCGCAAGGTGACGACCGGTACGGCCGGACTCGCACTGACCGGTGCACTGTTGGGCGGCGTGGCGCTGGCGACCTACGCGGCCACCAATACCGAAGAGCCGCCGCTCTGTCCTGATGAGACCGAACTGAGCAAATTGGTCGACAATACCTATCCCGACGGAGAGGTCGTCGACCGCGACTGCGGTTCGTCGGGTTTCATTACCGCCTATGTGGAGACCACGGGCGGCAGCGGGGGCGGAGAAGAGACCGAATCGGCGGCCGTTCCCATCGCCTGGCAGGTACGTAATGATCGTCTCGAACGGATTCGGGACTGCACGGCGGCAACCGTGCCCGAAGAAGTGAAGGTTCACCTGGAATGCGCGGATTGA
- a CDS encoding glycine betaine ABC transporter substrate-binding protein, whose product MHPSDSHRHYSLDIDPGQSPEPSPYTGPPPPVPQQHRRRRWKAAAVVLSLLLAFTFGSLATYLYLDGELHEDTAVPGVDAEAETDDFPDDHRLPGPQGTDTTIRVIADPPESYFDGLMADYWTSALKRSGWNVELVEIDALESDAIDSAFRKGTADVHLSAFFPSRIQSSIEDVRYDDYGAWNENVGLHIALPDEMEGRVESLRDLQGKAEEFGGTLLVPRFWEAEGKRFIEDVFPYYGIEGFDMEVMEEAEVDPEFRSMREDGETPLALVFIPMMSTMTSHSIVVPDPDDRGSYGSNMRILTRDGFKLDHPELAEAFASFNMDTIHLLEMQSTAAVYTDLSVDSRNFSEWIMDNPIGDFLDDEPREITSGGIGDTEENDE is encoded by the coding sequence ATGCATCCTTCGGACTCCCATCGGCATTACTCACTCGACATCGACCCCGGTCAATCTCCGGAACCTTCGCCGTACACCGGGCCGCCTCCGCCCGTGCCGCAGCAGCACCGGAGACGCCGTTGGAAAGCGGCGGCCGTAGTTCTGAGCCTGCTGCTTGCCTTTACGTTCGGTTCGCTCGCCACGTACCTGTATCTCGACGGCGAACTGCACGAAGACACCGCCGTCCCCGGCGTCGACGCCGAGGCGGAGACCGACGATTTTCCCGACGATCACCGTCTGCCAGGTCCGCAAGGGACGGACACGACGATCCGCGTGATCGCCGATCCTCCGGAGTCCTACTTCGACGGCCTTATGGCGGATTACTGGACCAGTGCGCTCAAGCGGAGCGGCTGGAACGTCGAGTTGGTCGAGATCGACGCCCTCGAATCGGACGCGATTGACTCCGCTTTTCGCAAAGGCACGGCCGATGTGCACCTGAGCGCCTTCTTTCCCAGTCGAATACAGAGCTCAATCGAGGATGTTCGTTATGACGACTACGGGGCCTGGAATGAGAACGTCGGGCTACACATCGCTCTACCCGATGAGATGGAAGGGAGGGTGGAGTCCCTGCGTGACCTGCAAGGTAAGGCCGAGGAGTTCGGTGGAACCCTCTTGGTGCCGAGATTCTGGGAGGCGGAGGGGAAGCGTTTTATCGAAGACGTTTTCCCCTACTACGGCATTGAGGGATTCGACATGGAGGTAATGGAGGAAGCCGAGGTGGACCCCGAGTTTCGATCCATGCGTGAGGACGGCGAGACTCCGCTGGCCCTGGTGTTCATACCGATGATGTCCACGATGACGTCCCACTCGATCGTGGTTCCCGACCCCGATGATCGAGGATCGTATGGCTCCAACATGCGTATTTTGACCAGGGACGGGTTCAAGTTGGATCACCCGGAACTCGCCGAGGCCTTCGCGTCGTTCAATATGGACACCATACACCTGCTGGAGATGCAGAGTACCGCGGCCGTCTATACTGATCTGTCGGTGGATTCCCGGAACTTTTCCGAGTGGATCATGGATAATCCGATCGGGGATTTCCTGGACGACGAACCTCGGGAGATCACCTCCGGTGGAATCGGTGACACTGAAGAGAACGACGAGTGA